Proteins encoded together in one Pleurocapsa sp. PCC 7319 window:
- a CDS encoding type II toxin-antitoxin system VapC family toxin has translation MSPIIVLDTHIWIWFVTQEFSRFPSNWREEIELAERVGISPVSCYEVALAHQKGRLELPCSVALWLENALKPTGIELLPLTANIAFQAVSLSPVHKDPFDRLIIATAIIYQAKLASIDGLFSQYPEINPNLMQ, from the coding sequence ATGTCTCCAATAATTGTTCTCGACACTCATATCTGGATTTGGTTTGTTACTCAAGAATTTTCTCGCTTCCCCTCGAATTGGCGAGAAGAAATTGAATTAGCAGAGCGAGTCGGTATTTCTCCTGTCTCTTGTTATGAAGTAGCATTAGCACACCAAAAAGGTAGACTAGAATTGCCTTGTAGCGTTGCCCTTTGGCTGGAAAATGCTCTAAAACCAACAGGTATTGAATTGCTTCCTCTAACTGCCAATATTGCCTTTCAAGCAGTCAGCTTGTCTCCCGTTCACAAAGACCCCTTCGACCGCCTGATTATTGCTACAGCTATCATCTATCAAGCTAAATTGGCTAGTATTGATGGTTTGTTTTCTCAATATCCCGAAATAAATCCCAACCTAATGCAATAG
- a CDS encoding CopG family transcriptional regulator, with the protein MTQNTFPDNSQVINLPSPDKSNSSGDTDLTPKRMTISFSAELNQHLVWLAQQQGISQAEAVRKAVALESYLRQALQKPGAKLLIEDESSVREIIIR; encoded by the coding sequence GTGACACAAAATACTTTTCCTGACAATTCTCAAGTCATCAATCTTCCGTCTCCAGACAAGTCTAATTCTTCTGGCGATACCGATCTCACCCCTAAAAGAATGACTATTTCTTTTTCTGCCGAACTCAATCAACATCTTGTTTGGTTGGCTCAACAACAGGGTATTTCTCAAGCTGAAGCTGTTCGCAAAGCTGTTGCTCTCGAATCTTATTTACGTCAGGCTCTTCAAAAACCTGGTGCTAAATTACTTATTGAAGATGAATCTTCCGTTCGCGAGATTATTATCCGCTAA